The following proteins come from a genomic window of Panicum hallii strain FIL2 chromosome 8, PHallii_v3.1, whole genome shotgun sequence:
- the LOC112902989 gene encoding putative disease resistance RPP13-like protein 3 isoform X2, translated as MEIATGAMSSLLVKLAELLTDEYKLQTSLRGEIMFLKAELESMEAALERVSEAPVIENQVNIWANEVRELSYDIEDSIDKFMVRIDTHPSATPQGFKGFISRSLRLLTAARTQHQIAMEIGDMKTLVKEVAERRNRYKVDTVVIPPSLATNIDPRLHGIYEESAKLVAISGPREELAELLVQEGTSKQLKVVSIVGVGGLGKTTLANVMYQQLKGQFECNAFVPVSLKPDMKRILGSVLRQVSEQSYMSIETWDVVELINKIRQVLENKRYFIIIDDIWDESAWNLIKDALIDSNCGSRVITTTRIAGVAAACCCFTGGTIYKLKPLSHIDSKKLFYKRIFGDKDSCHPELKEISEKILRKCYGVPLAIITIASLLANKPKNINQWNSVHSSIGSGTEKFPGMKNMRQILSISYYDLPSHLKPCLLYLSVYPEDHTILRDQLIRRWIAEGFIRGNDVETSNNLGHHYFNELINRSMIQPEHVDGRGMVGACRVHDMVLDLIISLSIKENFAITSHHHQHTHLPKTIRRFSLNSSDEENARGEVALSLSHVRSLIVFPGATNLMPSLSSFQVLRVLDLEGCRDLQNHHISNVGSLFHLRYLGLRDTNITSLPKEIGNLNYLHTLDMKQTSISYLPSTVVGLKQLMRLYIEPSVILPDGIGNMVSLQFLSSVCVNRSANFAKELGRLSELRTLHISFINTWHESHKHCFVDSLCNLKQIQELHIDSTGMSTEIIVDLAWVPQYLKNFSGSMPRLPRWMNPMLSDLTTMTMTLKILRQEDIQNLGGLPFLQFLCVTVLTTYSAEEKTIVSTHGAKFQSLSEFHFHNDSMGLFFAQGAMPKLEILEVTFKVQERKDAYGDFDLGLENLSSIKLVIIRISCTDSTVYEVYDADSAMRKAAGLNLNHPKLEVIRYYEDEMVEDELQCNKKILKDDDDEVVQRRGPWGGDGGRTHDITVAPQSLKSVKVCSAVVVDALGFSYLDRNGREHNTPLWGGVGGSIRTINLDPSEFVKEVSGTYGPFGQPSGTPFHTRVDKTGSIVGFFGRSGAYLDAIGVYVRPSGS; from the exons ATGGAGATAGCGACGGGTGCGATGAGTTCCCTCCTCGTCAAGCTGGCTGAACTGCTAACTGATGAATACAAGTTGCAGACAAGCCTAAGGGGTGAGATCATGTTTCTGAAAGCCGAGCTTGAGAGCATGGAAGCTGCCCTCGAGAGGGTGTCAGAGGCTCCTGTAATTGAAAACCAGGTTAATATATGGGCAAATGAGGTGAGAGAGCTGTCCTATGACATCGAGGATAGTATTGATAAATTCATGGTGCGCATTGACACCCATCCATCAGCCACACCACAGGGATTCAAAGGGTTCATTAGTAGGAGCTTGAGATTGTTGACAGCTGCCAGGACTCAGCATCAGAttgcaatggaaattggagATATGAAGACCCTTGTCAAGGAGGTGGCTGAGCGCCGCAATAGGTACAAGGTTGACACTGTTGTCATCCCACCTTCTTTAGCAACAAACATCGACCCTCGTTTGCATGGTATCTATGAAGAATCAGCAAAACTCGTTGCGATCAGTGGCCCAAGAGAGGAACTAGCTGAGTTGCTCGTGCAAGAGGGCACATCCAAGCAACTGAAAGTGGTATCCATTGTCGGAGTTGGTGGTTTGGGTAAGACAACTCTTGCTAATGTGATGTACCAACAGTTGAAGGGACAATTCGAATGCAATGCTTTTGTGCCAGTGTCCCTCAAACCTGATATGAAGAGAATTCTAGGCAGCGTACTCCGTCAAGTTAGCGAGCAAAGTTATATGAGCATTGAAACATGGGATGTTGTTGAACTCATCAACAAAATCAGACAAGTTCTTGAGAATAAGAG GTACTTCATTATAATTGATGATATCTGGGATGAATCAGCTTGGAATTTGATCAAAGATGCGCTCATTGATAGCAACTGTGGTAGCAGAGTGATCACAACAACTCGTATAGCTGGGGTTGCTGCAGCATGCTGCTGTTTTACTGGTGGTACAATCTATAAGCTAAAACCTCTTTCTCATATTGACTCGAAGAAGTTGTTCTACAAAAGAATATTTGGCGACAAAGATAGTTGCCATCCAGAACTGAAAGAAATATCAGAGAAAATTTTGAGAAAATGTTATGGAGTGCCATTAGCCATCATCACTATAGCTAGTCTTCTGGCCAATAAACCAAAGAACATAAATCAGTGGAATAGTGTGCATAGTTCTATCGGTTCTGGAACTGAAAAGTTCCCTGGTATGAAGAACATGCGCCAAATATTATCTATCAGTTATTATGATTTACCTTCCCATCTAAAACCTTGTTTGCTGTATCTAAGTGTTTATCCAGAGGATCACACTATTTTGAGGGATCAGTTGATACGAAGATGGATAGCTGAAGGCTTTATCCGTGGCAATGATGTTGAAACTTCAAATAATCTCGGGCACCATTACTTCAATGAGCTCATAAACAGAAGCATGATTCAACCTGAGCATGTTGATGGTCGTGGCATGGTTGGAGCTTGCCGTGTGCATGACATGGTGCTTGATCTCATCATATCATTATCAATCAAAGAAAATTTCGCCATTACATCACATCATCACCAACATACACATCTTCCAAAGACGATTCGCAGATTTTCCCTCAATAGTAGTGATGAAGAGAACGCCAGAGGAGAGGTGGCCTTGAGTTTGTCCCATGTGAGATCACTTATTGTCTTCCCTGGAGCTACTAACTTGATGCCTTCTCTTTCAAGCTTTCAAGTTTTGCGAGTATTGGACTTAGAAGGTTGTCGTGACCTGCAAAACCATCACATTAGTAATGTTGGGAGTTTATTTCATTTAAGATATCTAGGACTGAGGGATACAAATATTACCAGCCTCCCAAAAGAAATAGGGAATCTAAATTATTTGCACACCCTAGACATGAAGCAAACAAGCATAAGTTATCTGCCATCAACAGTTGTTGGGCTGAAACAACTGATGCGCCTATATATTGAACCATCAGTGATTCTGCCAGATGGGATAGGGAACATGGTGTCTCTACAATTTCTGTCATCCGTTTGTGTCAACAGATCTGCAAACTTTGCAAAAGAACTAGGCAGGCTATCGGAATTGAGAACGCTCCACATTTCATTTATTAACACATGGCATGAGAGCCACAAGCATTGTTTCGTTGATTCTTTATGCAACCTGAAGCAAATCCAGGAACTGCACATTGATTCTACAGGAATGTCCACTGAGATCATTGTGGATTTAGCATGGGTTCCTCAGTATCTCAAAAATTTCTCAGGAAGTATGCCTAGATTGCCAAGGTGGATGAACCCCATGCTATCAGATCTGACAACTATGACCATGACACTGAAAATACTACGACAGGAAGATATCCAAAATCTTGGAGGCTTACCATTTCTGCAATTCCTTTGTGTTACTGTGTTAACAACTTATTCTGCTGAAGAAAAGACCATTGTTAGCACTCATGGAGCAAAGTTCCAGTCTCTATCTGAATTTCACTTTCACAATGATAGCATGGGGCTATTTTTCGCACAGGGAGCTATGCCAAAGCTTGAAATCCTTGAGGTCACATTCAAAGTGCAGGAGAGAAAGGATGCATATGGTGATTTTGATCTTGGCTTGGAGAATCTCTCTTCCATTAAGCTGGTCATCATTAGGATTAGCTGTACAGATTCGACCGTTTATGAGGTGTATGATGCTGATTCTGCCATGAGGAAGGCAGCTGGTTTGAATCTCAACCATCCTAAGCTTGAGGTGATAAGGTATTATGAAGATGAAATGGTAGAAGACGAACTCCAATGCAATAAGAAAATATTGaaggatgatgatgatgag GTTGTTCAAAGGAGGGGGCCATGGGGTGGAGATGGAGGGAGAACTCACGACATCACTGTGGCACCCCAAAGTCTAAAGAGTGTGAAAGTTTGTAGTGCTGTTGTGGTGGATGCACTTGGTTTTTCTTACCTTGACAGAAATGGGAGGGAACACAACACACCACTTTGGGGTGGTGTTGGTGGAAGTATCCGCACG ATTAATCTTGATCCTTCGGAGTTTGTGAAGGAGGTCTCCGGAAC TTATGGACCTTTCGGACAACCATCAGGAACCCCCTTTCATACTCGAGTGGACAAAACCGGCAGCATTGTTGGCTTCTTTGGGCGCTCTGGGGCATATCTTGATGCAATTGGTGTTTATGTTCGACCTTCTGGATCGTAG
- the LOC112902989 gene encoding putative disease resistance RPP13-like protein 3 isoform X1, with the protein MEIATGAMSSLLVKLAELLTDEYKLQTSLRGEIMFLKAELESMEAALERVSEAPVIENQVNIWANEVRELSYDIEDSIDKFMVRIDTHPSATPQGFKGFISRSLRLLTAARTQHQIAMEIGDMKTLVKEVAERRNRYKVDTVVIPPSLATNIDPRLHGIYEESAKLVAISGPREELAELLVQEGTSKQLKVVSIVGVGGLGKTTLANVMYQQLKGQFECNAFVPVSLKPDMKRILGSVLRQVSEQSYMSIETWDVVELINKIRQVLENKRYFIIIDDIWDESAWNLIKDALIDSNCGSRVITTTRIAGVAAACCCFTGGTIYKLKPLSHIDSKKLFYKRIFGDKDSCHPELKEISEKILRKCYGVPLAIITIASLLANKPKNINQWNSVHSSIGSGTEKFPGMKNMRQILSISYYDLPSHLKPCLLYLSVYPEDHTILRDQLIRRWIAEGFIRGNDVETSNNLGHHYFNELINRSMIQPEHVDGRGMVGACRVHDMVLDLIISLSIKENFAITSHHHQHTHLPKTIRRFSLNSSDEENARGEVALSLSHVRSLIVFPGATNLMPSLSSFQVLRVLDLEGCRDLQNHHISNVGSLFHLRYLGLRDTNITSLPKEIGNLNYLHTLDMKQTSISYLPSTVVGLKQLMRLYIEPSVILPDGIGNMVSLQFLSSVCVNRSANFAKELGRLSELRTLHISFINTWHESHKHCFVDSLCNLKQIQELHIDSTGMSTEIIVDLAWVPQYLKNFSGSMPRLPRWMNPMLSDLTTMTMTLKILRQEDIQNLGGLPFLQFLCVTVLTTYSAEEKTIVSTHGAKFQSLSEFHFHNDSMGLFFAQGAMPKLEILEVTFKVQERKDAYGDFDLGLENLSSIKLVIIRISCTDSTVYEVYDADSAMRKAAGLNLNHPKLEVIRYYEDEMVEDELQCNKKILKDDDDEVVQRRGPWGGDGGRTHDITVAPQSLKSVKVCSAVVVDALGFSYLDRNGREHNTPLWGGVGGSIRTINLDPSEFVKEVSGTYGPFSDLPKNNVITSLTLVTNLYSYGPFGQPSGTPFHTRVDKTGSIVGFFGRSGAYLDAIGVYVRPSGS; encoded by the exons ATGGAGATAGCGACGGGTGCGATGAGTTCCCTCCTCGTCAAGCTGGCTGAACTGCTAACTGATGAATACAAGTTGCAGACAAGCCTAAGGGGTGAGATCATGTTTCTGAAAGCCGAGCTTGAGAGCATGGAAGCTGCCCTCGAGAGGGTGTCAGAGGCTCCTGTAATTGAAAACCAGGTTAATATATGGGCAAATGAGGTGAGAGAGCTGTCCTATGACATCGAGGATAGTATTGATAAATTCATGGTGCGCATTGACACCCATCCATCAGCCACACCACAGGGATTCAAAGGGTTCATTAGTAGGAGCTTGAGATTGTTGACAGCTGCCAGGACTCAGCATCAGAttgcaatggaaattggagATATGAAGACCCTTGTCAAGGAGGTGGCTGAGCGCCGCAATAGGTACAAGGTTGACACTGTTGTCATCCCACCTTCTTTAGCAACAAACATCGACCCTCGTTTGCATGGTATCTATGAAGAATCAGCAAAACTCGTTGCGATCAGTGGCCCAAGAGAGGAACTAGCTGAGTTGCTCGTGCAAGAGGGCACATCCAAGCAACTGAAAGTGGTATCCATTGTCGGAGTTGGTGGTTTGGGTAAGACAACTCTTGCTAATGTGATGTACCAACAGTTGAAGGGACAATTCGAATGCAATGCTTTTGTGCCAGTGTCCCTCAAACCTGATATGAAGAGAATTCTAGGCAGCGTACTCCGTCAAGTTAGCGAGCAAAGTTATATGAGCATTGAAACATGGGATGTTGTTGAACTCATCAACAAAATCAGACAAGTTCTTGAGAATAAGAG GTACTTCATTATAATTGATGATATCTGGGATGAATCAGCTTGGAATTTGATCAAAGATGCGCTCATTGATAGCAACTGTGGTAGCAGAGTGATCACAACAACTCGTATAGCTGGGGTTGCTGCAGCATGCTGCTGTTTTACTGGTGGTACAATCTATAAGCTAAAACCTCTTTCTCATATTGACTCGAAGAAGTTGTTCTACAAAAGAATATTTGGCGACAAAGATAGTTGCCATCCAGAACTGAAAGAAATATCAGAGAAAATTTTGAGAAAATGTTATGGAGTGCCATTAGCCATCATCACTATAGCTAGTCTTCTGGCCAATAAACCAAAGAACATAAATCAGTGGAATAGTGTGCATAGTTCTATCGGTTCTGGAACTGAAAAGTTCCCTGGTATGAAGAACATGCGCCAAATATTATCTATCAGTTATTATGATTTACCTTCCCATCTAAAACCTTGTTTGCTGTATCTAAGTGTTTATCCAGAGGATCACACTATTTTGAGGGATCAGTTGATACGAAGATGGATAGCTGAAGGCTTTATCCGTGGCAATGATGTTGAAACTTCAAATAATCTCGGGCACCATTACTTCAATGAGCTCATAAACAGAAGCATGATTCAACCTGAGCATGTTGATGGTCGTGGCATGGTTGGAGCTTGCCGTGTGCATGACATGGTGCTTGATCTCATCATATCATTATCAATCAAAGAAAATTTCGCCATTACATCACATCATCACCAACATACACATCTTCCAAAGACGATTCGCAGATTTTCCCTCAATAGTAGTGATGAAGAGAACGCCAGAGGAGAGGTGGCCTTGAGTTTGTCCCATGTGAGATCACTTATTGTCTTCCCTGGAGCTACTAACTTGATGCCTTCTCTTTCAAGCTTTCAAGTTTTGCGAGTATTGGACTTAGAAGGTTGTCGTGACCTGCAAAACCATCACATTAGTAATGTTGGGAGTTTATTTCATTTAAGATATCTAGGACTGAGGGATACAAATATTACCAGCCTCCCAAAAGAAATAGGGAATCTAAATTATTTGCACACCCTAGACATGAAGCAAACAAGCATAAGTTATCTGCCATCAACAGTTGTTGGGCTGAAACAACTGATGCGCCTATATATTGAACCATCAGTGATTCTGCCAGATGGGATAGGGAACATGGTGTCTCTACAATTTCTGTCATCCGTTTGTGTCAACAGATCTGCAAACTTTGCAAAAGAACTAGGCAGGCTATCGGAATTGAGAACGCTCCACATTTCATTTATTAACACATGGCATGAGAGCCACAAGCATTGTTTCGTTGATTCTTTATGCAACCTGAAGCAAATCCAGGAACTGCACATTGATTCTACAGGAATGTCCACTGAGATCATTGTGGATTTAGCATGGGTTCCTCAGTATCTCAAAAATTTCTCAGGAAGTATGCCTAGATTGCCAAGGTGGATGAACCCCATGCTATCAGATCTGACAACTATGACCATGACACTGAAAATACTACGACAGGAAGATATCCAAAATCTTGGAGGCTTACCATTTCTGCAATTCCTTTGTGTTACTGTGTTAACAACTTATTCTGCTGAAGAAAAGACCATTGTTAGCACTCATGGAGCAAAGTTCCAGTCTCTATCTGAATTTCACTTTCACAATGATAGCATGGGGCTATTTTTCGCACAGGGAGCTATGCCAAAGCTTGAAATCCTTGAGGTCACATTCAAAGTGCAGGAGAGAAAGGATGCATATGGTGATTTTGATCTTGGCTTGGAGAATCTCTCTTCCATTAAGCTGGTCATCATTAGGATTAGCTGTACAGATTCGACCGTTTATGAGGTGTATGATGCTGATTCTGCCATGAGGAAGGCAGCTGGTTTGAATCTCAACCATCCTAAGCTTGAGGTGATAAGGTATTATGAAGATGAAATGGTAGAAGACGAACTCCAATGCAATAAGAAAATATTGaaggatgatgatgatgag GTTGTTCAAAGGAGGGGGCCATGGGGTGGAGATGGAGGGAGAACTCACGACATCACTGTGGCACCCCAAAGTCTAAAGAGTGTGAAAGTTTGTAGTGCTGTTGTGGTGGATGCACTTGGTTTTTCTTACCTTGACAGAAATGGGAGGGAACACAACACACCACTTTGGGGTGGTGTTGGTGGAAGTATCCGCACG ATTAATCTTGATCCTTCGGAGTTTGTGAAGGAGGTCTCCGGAACGTACGGTCCATTCTCTGATCTTCCCAAGAATAATGTTATTACGTCACTTACCCTGGTGACCAATTTATACAGTTATGGACCTTTCGGACAACCATCAGGAACCCCCTTTCATACTCGAGTGGACAAAACCGGCAGCATTGTTGGCTTCTTTGGGCGCTCTGGGGCATATCTTGATGCAATTGGTGTTTATGTTCGACCTTCTGGATCGTAG